The DNA segment GTACGGGCCGACGAACTGGACATCCCGCTGACCTTCGAGGGCACGCGGGAGGCGGGCACGACGCTCGGTTCGGGTGTGGTCATGGCCTTCGACGACACGGTCCCGCTGCCCCGGCTGCTGCTGCGCATCGCCGAGTTCTTCCGCGACGAGTCGTGCGGGCAGTGTGTGCCGTGCCGGGTCGGGACCGTGCGGCAGGAGGAGGCGCTGCACCGGATCGCAGAGCGCACGGGTGCGGCGGCCGCCGATGACATCGCCCTGCTCAGGGAGGTCGGCCGCGCGATGCGGGACGCCTCGATCTGCGGTCTGGGGCAGACCGCGTGGAACGCCGTGGAATCCGCCATCGACCGTCTGGGGGCGTACGAATGACCGCGATACCGCTGGGGATCCCGCGCCGGCTGCTGGAGTTCACGATCGACGGGGAGCCGGTGCGCGCTCCCGAGGGCTCGACGATCCTCGACGCGTGCCGGGCCGCCGGAAAGGACGTGCCGACCCTCTGCCAGGGCGACACGCTCACACCCAAGAACGCCTGCCGGGTGTGCGTCGTCGAGGTGGAGGGCTCCCGGACTCTGGTCCCGGCCTGCTCCCGCAGGGCCGAGCCCGGCATGGAGGTGCGTACCGACACGGAACGGGCCCGTCACAGCCGTAAGGTCGTCCTCGAACTCCTCGCGTCCTCGGTCGACTTGTCGACGACTCCACAAGTCGCTGAATGGATCAAGGAGTACGAGGCGAAACCGGACCGCTTCGGCCCGGACGCGGCTCGCCTCAACGAGGAACCCAAGGTCGACAACGATCTGTATGTGCGTGACTACGACAAGTGCATCCTCTGC comes from the Streptomyces sp. NBC_00443 genome and includes:
- a CDS encoding 2Fe-2S iron-sulfur cluster-binding protein — translated: MTAIPLGIPRRLLEFTIDGEPVRAPEGSTILDACRAAGKDVPTLCQGDTLTPKNACRVCVVEVEGSRTLVPACSRRAEPGMEVRTDTERARHSRKVVLELLASSVDLSTTPQVAEWIKEYEAKPDRFGPDAARLNEEPKVDNDLYVRDYDKCILCYKCVDACGDQWQNTFAISVAGRGFDARIAVEHDAPLTDSACVYCGNCIEVCPTGALSFKSEFDMRAAGTWDESAQTETTTVCAYCGVGCNLTLHVQDNEIVKVTSPHDNPVTHGNLCIKGRFGYQHVQNRG